A region of Coturnix japonica isolate 7356 chromosome 15, Coturnix japonica 2.1, whole genome shotgun sequence DNA encodes the following proteins:
- the PRKAB1 gene encoding 5'-AMP-activated protein kinase subunit beta-1, with product MGNTSSERAGLERHGHKAARGDGAGGAGGSKDGDRPKILMDSPEDADLFHSEEMKAPLDKEEFLAWQQDLEVSDKTPTQARPTVFRWTGGGKEVYLSGSFNNWSKIPLTRSHNNFVAILDLPEGEHQYKFFVDGQWTHDPSEPVVTSQLGTVNNIIQVKKTDFEVFDALMVDSQKCSDMSELSSSPPGPYHQEPYVCKAEERFKSPPILPPHLLQVILNKDTGISCDPALLPEPNHVMLNHLYALSIKDGVMVLSATHRYKKKYVTTLLYKPI from the exons ATGGGGAACACAAGCAGTGAGAGAGCCGGGCTGGAGCGCCATGGGCACAAAGCAGCGCGGGGTGATGGGGCGGGAGGAGCCGGCGGCTCCAAGGATGGGGACAGACCCAAGATCTTAATGGACAGCCCTGAAGATGCGGACCTGTTCCATTCGGAGGAGATGAAG GCGCCATTGGATAAAGAAGAGTTCCTAGCTTGGCAACAGGACCTGGAAGTGAGTGACAAAACCCCCACTCAAGCTCGACCGACTGTCTTTCGCTGGACcggaggagggaaggaagtgTATTTATCTGGGTCCTTCAACAACTGGAGTAAAATCCCTTTGACGAGGAG TCACAACAACTTTGTGGCAATCCTGGACCTGCCAGAAGGAGAGCACCAGTACAAGTTCTTTGTGGACGGGCAGTGGACACACGATCCTTCAGAG CCTGTTGTAACCAGCCAGCTGGGGACTGTCAACAACATCATCCAGGTGAAGAAAACTGACTTTGAAGTGTTTGATGCTTTGATGGTGGACTCCCAGAAGTGTTCGGACATGTCTG AGCTGTCAAGCTCACCTCCAGGACCGTACCACCAGGAGCCTTATGTCTGTAAGGCAGAGGAGCGCTTTAAATCTCCACCCATTCTTCCCCCACACCTGCTGCAGGTCATCCTGAACAAGGACACAGGCATTTCT TGTGATCCTGCTTTGCTTCCTGAACCCAACCATGTCATGCTGAACCACCTCTATGCCCTTTCTATCAAG GATGGAGTGATGGTGCTCAGTGCTACGCATCGTTACAAGAAGAAATACGTAACTACTTTGCTATACAAGCCAATATGA